One genomic window of Gossypium hirsutum isolate 1008001.06 chromosome D11, Gossypium_hirsutum_v2.1, whole genome shotgun sequence includes the following:
- the LOC107911952 gene encoding F-box protein PP2-A13, with protein sequence MGANISGAMVDRDEGGSPLKPRLGDIPESCAALVLALLDPPEICKLARVNRSFHGASSADFIWESKLPSNYIFIVEKVLRDTTLLNLQKKQLYAGLCRPNPFDAGRKEIWLDNNTGGVCLSISSKALTITGIDDRRYWTHISTEESRYPTVAYLQQIWWFQVDGEVEFGFPVGTYSLFFRLQLGKSSKRLGRRVCNSKHIHGWEIKPVRFQLTTSEGQSVESRCHLDNPGNWVLYRVGDFVVQNPNAFTNIKFSLTQIDCTHTKGGLCVDAALIYPTTVAKEIRSCS encoded by the exons ATGGGTGCCAACATATCTGGAGCTATGGTCGACAGAGATGAAGGCGGTTCTCCATTGAAGCCGAGACTTGGTGACATACCAGAGAGCTGCGCGGCCTTGGTTCTGGCCCTGTTAGACCCACCTGAGATTTGCAAATTGGCTCGAGTGAACCGATCTTTTCATGGTGCTTCGTCGGCTGATTTTATATGGGAATCGAAACTGCCATCCAATTATATATTCATCGTGGAGAAAGTGCTAAGAGATACAACTTTATTAAACCTGCAGAAGAAACAACTTTACGCTGGGCTATGCAGGCCTAATCCCTTTGATGCTGGCAGAAAG GAGATATGGCTAGATAATAATACAGGTGGGGTTTGTTTATCAATATCTTCCAAAGCCTTAACCATCACAGGGATCGATGACAGGAGATATTGGACTCACATTTCCACCGAGGAATCAAG ATATCCTACAGTAGCATACCTACAGCAAATTTGGTGGTTCCAAGTGGATGGAGAGGTCGAGTTTGGATTCCCAGTGGGGACATATAGCTTATTCTTCAGGCTCCAGCTGGGGAAATCTTCAAAGAGACTGGGTCGGCGTGTTTGTAACTCGAAGCACATCCATGGCTGGGAAATAAAGCCCGTACGATTCCAGCTAACAACTTCAGAGGGGCAAAGTGTCGAATCCCGGTGTCATTTAGACAATCCTGGAAACTGGGTCCTTTACAGAGTGGGAGATTTTGTCGTACAAAATCCTAATGCGTTCAcaaatatcaaattttcattGACCCAGATCGACTGTACTCACACCAAAGGAGGCCTTTGTGTGGATGCTGCTTTAATTTACCCCACTACTGTAGCTAAAGAGATTAGGTCATGTTCGTGA
- the LOC107911237 gene encoding probable methyltransferase PMT15 — protein sequence MAAMACIPRRLSQITLFNTKNLTLYHITLVVILCTTFYLIGIWQHSVGTTFSSSSAAAAFLSSVPCSSLKTTQLDFLPHHLPPDPPSETTRAAQFPPCDPSFSEYTPCEDVQRSLKFDRDMLIYRERHCPEKDELLKCRIPAPYGYKVPFRWPQGREFAWFANVPHKELTVEKKNQNWIKVEGDRFRFPGGGTMFPHGADAYIDDIDKLISLRDGSIRTAIDTGCGVASWGAYLLSRNILAMSFAPRDTHEAQVQFALERGVQAMIGVMASIRLPYPSRAFDMAHCSRCLIPWGQYDGLYLIEVDRVLRPGSYWILSGPPINWQKHWKGWNRTTDDLKSEQSRIETVAKSLCWKKLVQKDDLAIWQKPTNHVHCKANRKVFKRPPICYTQNPDMAWYTKLETCLTPLPRVSNIKETAGEQLAKWPERLNAIPPRISSGSLPGITETVFVENSELWKKRVEYYKTIDHQLAETGRYRNLLDMNAYLGGFAAALVDDPVWVMNIVPVEADQINTLGVVYERGLIGAYQNWCEAMSTYPRTYDFIHGDAIFSLYKDRCEMEDIVLEMDRILRPESSVIIRDDVDVLMKLKNMMDGMQWDGRIVDHEDGPHERTKILFAVKQYWVASPLSQNQ from the exons ATGGCCGCAATGGCTTGTATTCCAAGAAGACTTTCTCAAATCACATTATTCAATACCAAAAATCTCACCCTCTACCACATCACTCTCGTAGTTATTCTATGCACTACTTTTTACCTTATCGGAATTTGGCAACACTCCGTCGGCACcaccttctcctcctcctccgcCGCCGCGGCCTTCCTATCCTCAGTCCCTTGCTCTTCCCTTAAGACCACCCAACTCGACTTCTTGCCTCACCACCTCCCTCCTGACCCACCTTCCGAGACGACGCGTGCCGCTCAATTCCCTCCGTGTGACCCTTCCTTCTCCGAATACACCCCATGTGAGGACGTTCAGAGATCGTTGAAATTTGACAGGGACATGCTTATATACAGAGAGAGGCATTGCCCAGAAAAGGACGAGTTGTTGAAGTGTAGGATCCCGGCTCCGTACGGTTATAAGGTCCCTTTCAGGTGGCCCCAAGGTAGAGAATTTGCATGGTTCGCTAACGTGCCGCACAAAGAATTGACCGTTgagaaaaagaatcaaaattgGATTAAGGTTGAAGGAGACCGGTTCAGATTCCCCGGAGGTGGCACTATGTTCCCGCATGGTGCTGATGCTTACATCGACGATATTGACAAGTTAATCAGTCTGAGAGATGGTTCAATAAGGACTGCCATTGATACCGGTTGcggg GTTGCGAGTTGGGGAGCTTACCTTCTATCAAGGAACATCCTAGCGATGTCGTTTGCACCAAGAGACACCCACGAAGCTCAGGTTCAGTTTGCACTTGAACGTGGGGTACAGGCCATGATCGGAGTCATGGCCTCTATTAGGCTTCCTTACCCTTCAAGAGCTTTCGACATGGCTCATTGCTCTCGTTGCCTAATCCCTTGGGGCCAGTACG ATGGGCTTTACTTGATTGAAGTTGATAGAGTTCTTCGTCCTGGGAGTTATTGGATACTGTCGGGGCCACCAATAAACTGGCAAAAGCATTGGAAAGGTTGGAATAGGACGACTGATGATCTGAAATCAGAGCAATCCCGCATCGAAACTGTGGCTAAAAGTCTATGCTGGAAAAAACTAGTACAAAAAGACGATCTTGCAATTTGGCAAAAACCAACTAATCATGTCCATTGCAAAGCTAACAGGAAGGTTTTCAAGCGGCCGCCTATTTGCTACACTCAAAATCCTGACATGGCATG GTACACGAAATTGGAGACTTGTTTAACCCCATTGCCTCGCGTATCGAATATAAAGGAAACTGCTGGTGAGCAATTAGCGAAATGGCCTGAGAGGTTGAATGCAATCCCTCCAAGGATCAGTAGTGGGAGTTTACCAGGAATTACAGAGACGGTATTTGTGGAAAATTCGGAGCTATGGAAGAAGAGAGTAGAATATTACAAGACAATAGATCATCAATTGGCAGAGACTGGTCGGTATCGGAACTTGTTGGACATGAATGCTTATTTGGGAGGCTTTGCAGCAGCCCTTGTTGATGACCCTGTCTGGGTGATGAACATTGTCCCTGTCGAAGCTGATCAAATCAACACCCTTGGTGTCGTATATGAACGTGGATTAATCGGAGCATATCAAAATTG GTGTGAAGCAATGTCTACTTATCCTAGGACTTATGATTTCATTCATGGTGATGCCATTTTCAGCCTCTACAAAGACAG ATGTGAAATGGAGGATATAGTTTTGGAAATGGATAGGATTTTACGACCAGAGAGCAGTGTAATAATCAGAGACGATGTGGATGTGTTGATGAAGTTAAAGAACATGATGGATGGTATGCAATGGGATGGAAGAATTGTAGACCATGAAGATGGACCCCATGAAAGAACCAAGATTCTCTTTGCTGTTAAGCAGTATTGGGTTGCATCACCGTTATCACAAAATCAATAA
- the LOC107911953 gene encoding COP9 signalosome complex subunit 1 isoform X2, translating to MDGEDGAPKSLMEEMYANGIEGVDDAPSSSTSTTIRKNRPIISGEQLDIEAYAALYSGRTKIMRLIFLADHCDNSGMQLEALRMAYDELKKGENTQLFREVVQKIDGRLGPNYSTDATWCAMVDRKADQRKDKLESELNAYRTNLIKESIRMGYNDFGDFYYAHGALGDAFKSYVRTRDYCTTSKHIIQMCLSAILVSIEMGQFAHVTSYVSKAEQTPEALDPPSIAKLRCAAGLAHLEAKKYKLAARKFLEVGPELGNSYSEVIAPQDVATYGGLCALASFDRTELKNKVIDNINFRNFLELVPEVRELINDFYSSHYASCLEYLGNLKSNLMLDIHIHDHVETLYDQIRSRALIQYTHPFVSVDMRMMADAFKTSVAGLEKELESLITDNQIQLDGEVESILVYTLVPWSEGSQFKWKWTFSN from the exons ATGGATGGCGAAGACGGCGCCCCGAAATCATTGATGGAGGAGATGTATGCGAATGGCATCGAGGGCGTTGACGATGCGCCGTCATCCTCAACTTCGACAACGATCCGGAAGAACCGGCCCATCATTAGCGGCGAGCAGCTAGACATCGAGGCCTACGCTGCGCTTTACTCGGGCCGTACCAAGATCATGCGGCTCATATTCTTAGCTGACCACTGCGACAATTCCGGGATGCAATTGGAGGCCCTAAGGATGGCTTACGATGAGCTCAAGAAGGGGGAGAACACTCAGCTATTCCGTGAAGTGGTCCAGAAGATAGACGGTCGATTGGGTCCCAACTATTCGACGGATGCCACGTGGTGCGCTATGGTTGATCGAAAAGCCGACCAAAGGAAAGATAAACTCGAGAGCGAACTCAATGCCTACAGG ACGAATTTAATCAAAGAAAGTATAAGAATGGGATACAATGATTTTGGAGATTTTTACTATGCTCATGGCGCACTGGGGGATGCTTTTAAAAGCTATGTTCGAACTCGCGATTATTGTACAACGTCAAAGCATATTATTCAGATGTGTTTGAGTGCAATTCTTGTGAGCATTGAGATGGGTCAATTTGCTCATGTGACAAGCTACGTTAGTAAGGCTGAGCAAACACCCGAGGCACTTGACCCTCCAAGTATTGCTAAGCTACGTTGTGCTGCTGGATTGGCTCATCTGGAGGCTAAGAAGTACAAGCTTGCTGCTCGTAAG TTTTTGGAAGTGGGTCCTGAACTTGGGAATTCCTACAGTGAAGTGATTGCCCCTCAAGATGTTGCTACTTATGGTGGGCTTTGTGCACTTGCAAGCTTTGATCGAACTGAACTGAAG AACAAAGTTATAGACAATATCAACTTCCGGAATTTCTTAGAGTTGGTACCTGAAGTAAGGGagcttattaatgatttttactcGAG CCATTATGCTTCCTGCTTGGAATATCTTGGAAACCTGAAATCGAATCTGATGCTTGATATCCATATACATGACCATGTTGAGACCCTGTATGATCAAATCCGGAGCAGAGCCCTTATCCAGTACACCCACCCATTTGTTTCTGTTGATATGCGAATGATGGCTGATGCCTTTAAAACAAGTGTTGCAGGACTTGAGAAAGAACTTGAATCCTTAATTACTGACAACCAGATACAG TTAGACGGGGAAGTAGAGTCAATCCTTGTTTATACATTAGTTCCCTGGAGTGAAGGAAGCCAGTTCAAATGGAAATGGACTTTTTCAAATTAA
- the LOC107911953 gene encoding COP9 signalosome complex subunit 1 isoform X1, translated as MDGEDGAPKSLMEEMYANGIEGVDDAPSSSTSTTIRKNRPIISGEQLDIEAYAALYSGRTKIMRLIFLADHCDNSGMQLEALRMAYDELKKGENTQLFREVVQKIDGRLGPNYSTDATWCAMVDRKADQRKDKLESELNAYRTNLIKESIRMGYNDFGDFYYAHGALGDAFKSYVRTRDYCTTSKHIIQMCLSAILVSIEMGQFAHVTSYVSKAEQTPEALDPPSIAKLRCAAGLAHLEAKKYKLAARKFLEVGPELGNSYSEVIAPQDVATYGGLCALASFDRTELKNKVIDNINFRNFLELVPEVRELINDFYSSHYASCLEYLGNLKSNLMLDIHIHDHVETLYDQIRSRALIQYTHPFVSVDMRMMADAFKTSVAGLEKELESLITDNQIQARIDSHNKILYARHADQRNATFQRVLQTGNEFDWDVRAMLLRANLLKHEYNLRASRKI; from the exons ATGGATGGCGAAGACGGCGCCCCGAAATCATTGATGGAGGAGATGTATGCGAATGGCATCGAGGGCGTTGACGATGCGCCGTCATCCTCAACTTCGACAACGATCCGGAAGAACCGGCCCATCATTAGCGGCGAGCAGCTAGACATCGAGGCCTACGCTGCGCTTTACTCGGGCCGTACCAAGATCATGCGGCTCATATTCTTAGCTGACCACTGCGACAATTCCGGGATGCAATTGGAGGCCCTAAGGATGGCTTACGATGAGCTCAAGAAGGGGGAGAACACTCAGCTATTCCGTGAAGTGGTCCAGAAGATAGACGGTCGATTGGGTCCCAACTATTCGACGGATGCCACGTGGTGCGCTATGGTTGATCGAAAAGCCGACCAAAGGAAAGATAAACTCGAGAGCGAACTCAATGCCTACAGG ACGAATTTAATCAAAGAAAGTATAAGAATGGGATACAATGATTTTGGAGATTTTTACTATGCTCATGGCGCACTGGGGGATGCTTTTAAAAGCTATGTTCGAACTCGCGATTATTGTACAACGTCAAAGCATATTATTCAGATGTGTTTGAGTGCAATTCTTGTGAGCATTGAGATGGGTCAATTTGCTCATGTGACAAGCTACGTTAGTAAGGCTGAGCAAACACCCGAGGCACTTGACCCTCCAAGTATTGCTAAGCTACGTTGTGCTGCTGGATTGGCTCATCTGGAGGCTAAGAAGTACAAGCTTGCTGCTCGTAAG TTTTTGGAAGTGGGTCCTGAACTTGGGAATTCCTACAGTGAAGTGATTGCCCCTCAAGATGTTGCTACTTATGGTGGGCTTTGTGCACTTGCAAGCTTTGATCGAACTGAACTGAAG AACAAAGTTATAGACAATATCAACTTCCGGAATTTCTTAGAGTTGGTACCTGAAGTAAGGGagcttattaatgatttttactcGAG CCATTATGCTTCCTGCTTGGAATATCTTGGAAACCTGAAATCGAATCTGATGCTTGATATCCATATACATGACCATGTTGAGACCCTGTATGATCAAATCCGGAGCAGAGCCCTTATCCAGTACACCCACCCATTTGTTTCTGTTGATATGCGAATGATGGCTGATGCCTTTAAAACAAGTGTTGCAGGACTTGAGAAAGAACTTGAATCCTTAATTACTGACAACCAGATACAG GCTCGGATCGATTCACACAACAAAATTCTTTATGCACGACATGCTGATCAGAGAAATGCAACTTTCCAGCGGGTTTTGCAGACTGGCAATGAATTTGATTGGGATGTGAGGGCAATGCTGCTGAGAGCAAATCTTCTCAAGCATGAGTACAATCTTAGGGCTTCCAGGAAAATCTGA
- the LOC107911953 gene encoding COP9 signalosome complex subunit 1 isoform X3, with protein sequence MDGEDGAPKSLMEEMYANGIEGVDDAPSSSTSTTIRKNRPIISGEQLDIEAYAALYSGRTKIMRLIFLADHCDNSGMQLEALRMAYDELKKGENTQLFREVVQKIDGRLGPNYSTDATWCAMVDRKADQRKDKLESELNAYRTNLIKESIRMGYNDFGDFYYAHGALGDAFKSYVRTRDYCTTSKHIIQMCLSAILVSIEMGQFAHVTSYVSKAEQTPEALDPPSIAKLRCAAGLAHLEAKKYKLAARKFLEVGPELGNSYSEVIAPQDVATYGGLCALASFDRTELKNKVIDNINFRNFLELVPEVRELINDFYSSHYASCLEYLGNLKSNLMLDIHIHDHVETLYDQIRSRALIQYTHPFVSVDMRMMADAFKTSVAGLEKELESLITDNQIQNLPKH encoded by the exons ATGGATGGCGAAGACGGCGCCCCGAAATCATTGATGGAGGAGATGTATGCGAATGGCATCGAGGGCGTTGACGATGCGCCGTCATCCTCAACTTCGACAACGATCCGGAAGAACCGGCCCATCATTAGCGGCGAGCAGCTAGACATCGAGGCCTACGCTGCGCTTTACTCGGGCCGTACCAAGATCATGCGGCTCATATTCTTAGCTGACCACTGCGACAATTCCGGGATGCAATTGGAGGCCCTAAGGATGGCTTACGATGAGCTCAAGAAGGGGGAGAACACTCAGCTATTCCGTGAAGTGGTCCAGAAGATAGACGGTCGATTGGGTCCCAACTATTCGACGGATGCCACGTGGTGCGCTATGGTTGATCGAAAAGCCGACCAAAGGAAAGATAAACTCGAGAGCGAACTCAATGCCTACAGG ACGAATTTAATCAAAGAAAGTATAAGAATGGGATACAATGATTTTGGAGATTTTTACTATGCTCATGGCGCACTGGGGGATGCTTTTAAAAGCTATGTTCGAACTCGCGATTATTGTACAACGTCAAAGCATATTATTCAGATGTGTTTGAGTGCAATTCTTGTGAGCATTGAGATGGGTCAATTTGCTCATGTGACAAGCTACGTTAGTAAGGCTGAGCAAACACCCGAGGCACTTGACCCTCCAAGTATTGCTAAGCTACGTTGTGCTGCTGGATTGGCTCATCTGGAGGCTAAGAAGTACAAGCTTGCTGCTCGTAAG TTTTTGGAAGTGGGTCCTGAACTTGGGAATTCCTACAGTGAAGTGATTGCCCCTCAAGATGTTGCTACTTATGGTGGGCTTTGTGCACTTGCAAGCTTTGATCGAACTGAACTGAAG AACAAAGTTATAGACAATATCAACTTCCGGAATTTCTTAGAGTTGGTACCTGAAGTAAGGGagcttattaatgatttttactcGAG CCATTATGCTTCCTGCTTGGAATATCTTGGAAACCTGAAATCGAATCTGATGCTTGATATCCATATACATGACCATGTTGAGACCCTGTATGATCAAATCCGGAGCAGAGCCCTTATCCAGTACACCCACCCATTTGTTTCTGTTGATATGCGAATGATGGCTGATGCCTTTAAAACAAGTGTTGCAGGACTTGAGAAAGAACTTGAATCCTTAATTACTGACAACCAGATACAG AACCTTCCCAAACATTGA